A single genomic interval of Eptesicus fuscus isolate TK198812 chromosome 10, DD_ASM_mEF_20220401, whole genome shotgun sequence harbors:
- the SF3B5 gene encoding splicing factor 3B subunit 5 → MTDRYTIHSQLEHLQSKYIGTGHADTTKWEWLVNQHRDSYCSYMGHFDLLNYFAIAENESKARVRFNLMEKMLQPCGPPADKPEEN, encoded by the coding sequence ATGACGGACCGCTACACCATCCACAGCCAGCTGGAGCACCTGCAGTCCAAGTACATCGGCACGGGCCACGCCGACACCACCAAGTGGGAATGGCTGGTGAACCAGCACCGCGACTCCTACTGCTCCTACATGGGCCACTTCGACCTCCTCAACTACTTCGCCATTGCGGAGAATGAGAGCAAAGCTCGAGTCCGCTTCAACTTGATGGAGAAGATGCTGCAGCCTTGCGGACCGCCAGCCGACAAGCCCGAGGAGAACTGA